From a single Oreochromis niloticus isolate F11D_XX linkage group LG4, O_niloticus_UMD_NMBU, whole genome shotgun sequence genomic region:
- the LOC100697405 gene encoding alpha-(1,3)-fucosyltransferase 9 isoform X1, with amino-acid sequence MSRCLYVLMSSPQFASQAEHSMASGSSNGVLRPLLLGILVLGVFVTVFLMYFKPDKSWFCPVESVSEHVKNLISTKSDKNATIVLIWLWSLGSKFDFSVCSSLFEIDNCFITADRNLYSKSHGVIINHRDISGDLSNLPQLQRPSFQKWIWMNFESPTHSSKLSGIQKLFNLTLNYRQDANIGVPSGTIVPAEGEENFVPPSKNKLVCWIVSNWNPQHDRVKYFNELQKHVKVHAYGRAFEKYISDNDLIPTITSCKFYLSFENSVHKDYITEKLFNPLSVGTVPVVLGPTRQNYENFIQGDAFIHVDDFSSPKDLADYLLLLDKNEEMYLRYFEWRRHFKARKVQFPVEHACLTCDYLRRHKEYKEFNDLDKWFWGS; translated from the exons ATGTCGCGGTGTCTTTATGTCCTCATGTCCTCTCCACAGTTCGCTAGCCAGGCTG AACACAGTATGGCATCTGGATCTTCTAACGGAGTCCTGCGACCCCTTCTCCTCGGTATACTTGTACTGGGAGTCTTCGTGACTGTGTTTCTGATGTATTTTAAACCTGATAAAAGCTGGTTCTGTCCTGTAGAGTCAGTGTCAGAACATGTGAAGAACCTCATCTCCACCAAGAGTGATAAGAATGCCACCATTGTGCTGATCTGGCTCTGGTCCTTAGGCAGTAAGTTTGACTTCAGCGTCTGCAGCTCTCTCTTTGAAATTGATAATTGCTTCATCACAGCAGACAGGAACCTCTACAGTAAGTCACATGGGGTCATCATCAATCACAGAGACATCAGTGGTGACCTGTCCAATCTGCCGCAGTTGCAGCGGCCATCTTTCCAGAAGTGGATATGGATGAACTTTGAGTCACCAACACATTCATCCAAGCTGTCTGGGATACAGAAGCTGTTCAATCTGACTCTCAACTACCGTCAGGATGCAAACATTGGAGTGCCTTCTGGGACTATCGTACCAGCAGAGGGCGAGGAGAATTTTGTACCGCCCAGTAAAAACAAGCTGGTCTGCTGGATAGTGAGCAACTGGAACCCACAGCACGACCGTGTGAAATATTTCAATGAGCTGCAGAAACATGTTAAGGTCCATGCATATGGACGAGCATTTGAAAAGTACATTTCTGACAATGACCTCATTCCCACCATCACCAGCTGCAAGTTCTATCTGTCCTTTGAGAACTCCGTACACAAGGATTACATTACTGAGAAACTATTCAACCCACTCTCAGTAGGAACAGTGCCAGTGGTTCTGGGCCCGACCAGGCAGAACTATGAGAACTTTATCCAGGGAGACGCCTTCATTCATGTCGATGACTTCAGCTCACCCAAGGACCTGGCTGATTACCTGCTGCTTCTGGACAAGAATGAGGAAATGTACCTCAGGTACTTTGAGTGGAGGCGACATTTTAAAGCAAGGAAGGTCCAATTTCCGGTAGAACATGCATGCTTAACTTGTGATTATTTGCGTAGGCACAAAGAATACAAGGAATTCAATGACCTTGATAAGTGGTTCTGGGGCAGCTAG
- the LOC100697405 gene encoding alpha-(1,3)-fucosyltransferase 9 isoform X2, whose translation MASGSSNGVLRPLLLGILVLGVFVTVFLMYFKPDKSWFCPVESVSEHVKNLISTKSDKNATIVLIWLWSLGSKFDFSVCSSLFEIDNCFITADRNLYSKSHGVIINHRDISGDLSNLPQLQRPSFQKWIWMNFESPTHSSKLSGIQKLFNLTLNYRQDANIGVPSGTIVPAEGEENFVPPSKNKLVCWIVSNWNPQHDRVKYFNELQKHVKVHAYGRAFEKYISDNDLIPTITSCKFYLSFENSVHKDYITEKLFNPLSVGTVPVVLGPTRQNYENFIQGDAFIHVDDFSSPKDLADYLLLLDKNEEMYLRYFEWRRHFKARKVQFPVEHACLTCDYLRRHKEYKEFNDLDKWFWGS comes from the coding sequence ATGGCATCTGGATCTTCTAACGGAGTCCTGCGACCCCTTCTCCTCGGTATACTTGTACTGGGAGTCTTCGTGACTGTGTTTCTGATGTATTTTAAACCTGATAAAAGCTGGTTCTGTCCTGTAGAGTCAGTGTCAGAACATGTGAAGAACCTCATCTCCACCAAGAGTGATAAGAATGCCACCATTGTGCTGATCTGGCTCTGGTCCTTAGGCAGTAAGTTTGACTTCAGCGTCTGCAGCTCTCTCTTTGAAATTGATAATTGCTTCATCACAGCAGACAGGAACCTCTACAGTAAGTCACATGGGGTCATCATCAATCACAGAGACATCAGTGGTGACCTGTCCAATCTGCCGCAGTTGCAGCGGCCATCTTTCCAGAAGTGGATATGGATGAACTTTGAGTCACCAACACATTCATCCAAGCTGTCTGGGATACAGAAGCTGTTCAATCTGACTCTCAACTACCGTCAGGATGCAAACATTGGAGTGCCTTCTGGGACTATCGTACCAGCAGAGGGCGAGGAGAATTTTGTACCGCCCAGTAAAAACAAGCTGGTCTGCTGGATAGTGAGCAACTGGAACCCACAGCACGACCGTGTGAAATATTTCAATGAGCTGCAGAAACATGTTAAGGTCCATGCATATGGACGAGCATTTGAAAAGTACATTTCTGACAATGACCTCATTCCCACCATCACCAGCTGCAAGTTCTATCTGTCCTTTGAGAACTCCGTACACAAGGATTACATTACTGAGAAACTATTCAACCCACTCTCAGTAGGAACAGTGCCAGTGGTTCTGGGCCCGACCAGGCAGAACTATGAGAACTTTATCCAGGGAGACGCCTTCATTCATGTCGATGACTTCAGCTCACCCAAGGACCTGGCTGATTACCTGCTGCTTCTGGACAAGAATGAGGAAATGTACCTCAGGTACTTTGAGTGGAGGCGACATTTTAAAGCAAGGAAGGTCCAATTTCCGGTAGAACATGCATGCTTAACTTGTGATTATTTGCGTAGGCACAAAGAATACAAGGAATTCAATGACCTTGATAAGTGGTTCTGGGGCAGCTAG
- the LOC100710834 gene encoding LOW QUALITY PROTEIN: MBT domain-containing protein 1 (The sequence of the model RefSeq protein was modified relative to this genomic sequence to represent the inferred CDS: inserted 1 base in 1 codon), which produces GPEQLQHRVQRGSGASSPEDSEDEELGGGGGVTQLNPSSSSLTLIKTNGQVYTYPDGKAGMATCEMCGMVGVRDAFYSKTKRFCSVSCSRSYSSNSKKASILARLQGKPPTKKAKVLQKQPLMTKLAAYAQQQANQQGGVKKSVSMELFDWGRYLGDGDVMGAPVSCFKHVPMGKSWGGISEGIRVEVPNTDSGLPMKVYWIAGIIKLAGFKALLRYEGFDCDSTRDFWLNLCVPDIHPVGWCAAGGKPLVPPQSILHRFSNWKTFLIKRLTGSKTLPPDFASKVQESMQFPFKKQMRVEVVDKTHLCRTRVALVEQVIGGRLRLVYEECDDGTDDFWCHMYSPLIHSIGWSRSIGHRFKRSDVSKKLDGQMDAPGQLFAKVKEVDQSGHWFEDGMKLEAIDPLNLSAICVATVRKVLADGYLMIGIDGSEAADGSDWFCYHSTSPSIFPAGFCEINNIELTPPRGYSSLPFRWFEYLKESKSVAAPVNLFNRDVPNHGFRPGMKLEAVDLMEPRLVCVATVTRIVHRLLRIHFDGWEDEYDQWXDCESPDLYPVGWCQLTGYQLQPPAVNAGSRDLQSAASKQRKKSQQYKGQKKKRKLPIAKRPVSLSGTMVTGVPRSLSGDENETPPDYPSPPPPASAAQPPSADPESSPRTEGGAGVREENARGPELSSHRTETETHRSSTDFLSSRDQQ; this is translated from the exons GGACCGGAGCAGCTGCAGCACCGAGTCCAGCGGGGGAGCGGCGCCTCCAGTCCCGAGGACAGCGAGGACGAAGAgttaggaggaggaggaggggtcactcagctaaacccctcctcctcttcactgACGCTCATCAAGACCAACGGGCAGGTGTACACATACCCCGACGGGAAGGCCGGCATGG CGACCTGTGAGATGTGCGGCATGGTCGGCGTCAGAGATGCCTTCTACAGCAAAACCAAACGTTTCTGCAGCGTCTCGTGCTCTAGGAGCTACTCATCCAACTCCAAGAAGGCCAGCATCCTCGCCAGACTGCAG GGAAAGCCTCCTACCAAGAAAGCCAAGGTTCTGCAGAAGCAGCCTCTGATGACCAAACTCGCCGCCTACGCTCAGCAGCAGGCCAACCAGCAGGGCGGGGTCAAGAAGAGCG TGTCCATGGAGTTGTTCGACTGGGGTCGTTACCTTGGAGATGGAGATGTAATGGGAGCGCCGGTCAGCTGTTTCAAACAT gTCCCGATGGGAAAGTCGTGGGGAGGCATCAGCGAAGGCATCCGGGTCGAGGTGCCGAACACTGACAGCGGGCTGCCCATGAAGGTTTACTGGATCGCTGGCATCATCAAACTGgctg gTTTTAAGGCTTTGTTGAGATACGAGGGTTTCGACTGCGACTCTACGCGAGACTTCTGGTTGAATCTCTGCGTGCCAGACATCCACCCAGTGGGCTGGTGTGCTGCTGGAGGGAAACCTCTGGTCCCCCCTCAGT ccATCCTGCACCGCTTCTCCAACTGGAAAACGTTCCTGATCAAGAGACTCACGGGCTCCAAAACTCTGCCACCAGACTTCGCCTCCAAG GTGCAGGAGAGCATGCAGTTCCCCTTCAAGAAACAGATGAGGGTGGAGGTGGTAGATAAGACTCACCTGTGCCGGACTCGAGTGGCTCTGGTGGAACAG GTGATCGGCGGTCGTCTCCGGCTCGTGTACGAGGAGTGCGACGATGGGACCGACGACTTCTGGTGTCACATGTACAGTCCTCTGATCCACAGCATCGGATGGTCTCGATCCATTGGACACCGCTTCAAACGATCCG ATGTGTCGAAGAAACTGGACGGTCAGATGGATGCACCTGGACAGCTGTTTGCCAAA GTGAAGGAAGTGGATCAGAGCGGCCACTGGTTCGAAGATGGGATGAAGCTGGAGGCCATTGACCCTCTGAATCTGTCTGCGATCTGTGTGGCCACAGTGAGGAAG GTCCTGGCAGATGGGTACCTGATGATCGGCATAGACGGCTCGGAGGCGGCCGATGGCTCGGACTGGTTCTGCTATCACTCCACGTCTCCCTCCATCTTCCCCGCTGGCTTCTGTGAGATTAACAACATCGAGCTGACGCCGCCTAGAG GTTACTCCAGTCTGCCCTTCAGATGGTTTGAATATCTGAAGGAGAGCAAGTCTGTGGCTGCACCGGTGAACCTGTTCAACAGG GACGTCCCCAACCACGGGTTCCGCCCCGGTATGAAGCTGGAGGCCGTCGACCTCATGGAACCACGGCTCGTCTGCGTTGCCACCGTCACGCGCATCGTCCACCGGTTGCTACGGATACACTTCGACGGCTGGGAAGACGAGTACGACCAGT TGGACTGTGAGTCGCCCGACCTGTACCCGGTGGGCTGGTGTCAGCTGACCGGGTACCAGCTGCAGCCTCCGGCTGTTAACGCAG gctCCAGAGACCTGCAGTCAGCAGCATCCAAACAGAGGAAGAAGTCTCAGCAGTACAaaggacaaaagaaaa AGAGGAAGCTGCCCATCGCTAAGCGACCCGTCAGCCTCTCCGGCACCATGGTAACAGGTGTCCCCAGGAGCCTATCGGGAGACGAGAACGAGACTCCACCCGATTACCCGTCACCCCCTCCTCCGGCCTCCGCGGCCCAGCCGCCCTCTGCCGACCCGGAGAGCAGCCCCCGCACTGAGGGGGGGGCAG gagTCAGAGAGGAGAATGCCAGAGGGCCAGAGTTATCTTCTCACAggactgaaacagaaacacacagatccTCCACAGACTTCCTCAGCAGCCGGGACCAGCAGTAG